GTGACGGTTCCCTTGGCGGACGGTAGCCAAACAGCAATCATTGCGAACTTGAGCGCAATATTTGGCTAAGCGGCTGCTCCATGCAGCCCAAGCCCTCCGCGCGCGGTATGGCATGCCAGGAGATGTGTGGCCCGCCTCGCGACATGCCGCAAAATTCACGACGGGGTGGCGGGCAAGCCGGCAAACAAGGTTGACCGCGTTCAGCTTCATCAAGCCAAGCGGTTGCCGGTCATGGCCGAAAGCTTGAAAAAACGCCCCGGCTAGCTCCGGGGCGTTTTCACACAGACCAGTTTATTCAATCAACCGCCAGGCTGAGACAGGCGCGCCGCCAGATCCGAACGGCTCATTTCCGGGTAAAACTTCTGCAGCAGCCTATCCAGCTCCGCCTCAAACAGCTGCCATTGCGAGGCTTCGGCCAGTTCGGCGTCGTCCTGCGCGGCGCGTATCATGCCCGCGGCCACGGTGCCGTTGCTCAAACGGTCGATCACGATCAGGCTGCCGCTGCCGCGGCAATCGCGATAAGCATCGAATACCGCCTGGCTATTGAGCGATATCCGGCACAGGCCGATTTCGTTCAAGGCCAGCGCATCAGCCGGGCTATCTTGCAAATTATTGACATCGGTGCGGTGCAGGACGGATTCAATGCGGCCGGTCACGTATTTGCCTGCCAATTTGAAGCCGTATTCCTTGCCTGGGCGCAGCGGCGTTTCGCCCATGGCCACCAGATGCGCGTCGAAGCTGCGCGACACATGCGGCCTGGCCTCTTCGGCGCGCACCAGCATGTCGCCGCGCGAGATATCGATCTCCTCCTCCAGCGTCAGCGTCACGGCCTGCCCGGCGGAGGCGCGCGGCAGATTGCCCTCGTAGGTGACAATCTCTTTGACCCGGCTCTGCTTGCCGGATGGCAGGGCCACCACTAGGTCGCCGGGATGCACGGCGCCGCTGGCGATGGTGCCGCAAAAGCCGCGGAAGTCCAGATTGGGGCGATTCACGTATTGCACCGGCAGGCGGAACGCCTCCAGGCCGGCATCATGGCTGATCTGGATGTTTTCCAGCAAATGCATCAGCGTGGCGCCCTGATACCACGGCGCGGCCTCGGTGCGGCTGACCACATTGTCGCCGCGCAGCGCCGAGATCGGCACGAAGTGGATGTCGGGAATGTCCAGATGCTCGGCGAAGGTCAGGTATTCGTCGCGGATGCGGTTGAATACGTCTTCGCTGTAATCCACCAAGTCCATCTTGTTGACCGCCACGATGATATGGCGAATGCCGAGCAAGCTGACGATATAGCTGTGGCGGCGAGTCTGCGTCTGCACGCCGCGGCGCGCGTCTATCAAGATGATGGCCAGATTGCTGGTGGAAGCGCCGGTGGCCATATTGCGGGTGTACTGCTCATGGCCCGGGCAATCGGCGATGATGAACTTGCGCTTGTCGGTGCTGAAGTAGCGGTAGGCCACATCAATGGTGATGCCCTGCTCCCGCTCCGCCTGCAGGCCGTCCACCAGCAGCGCCAGGTCGATTTCCTGATCGGTGGTGTTGTACTTCTTGGAGTCGCGTTCTATCGCCGCCAGCTGGTCTTCAAAGATCAGCTTGGAGTCATGCAGCAAACGGCCGATCAGGGTGGACTTGCCGTCGTCCACGCTGCCACAGGTGATGAAGCGCAGCATGTCTTTGTTTTCGTGCTGCTTCAGGTACTCCAGGATATCCCCGGAAATCAGTTCGGATTGGTGAGACATCAGAAATACCCTTCCATTTTCTTCTTTTCCATCGAGCCGGCGCTGTCATGGTCGATCAGGCGGCCCTGCCGCTCCGAGGTCTTGGTCAGCAGCATTTCCTGTATCACTTCCGGCAGGGAGGCCGCGTCCGATTCCACTGCGCCAGTCAGCGGATAACAGCCCAGCGTGCGGAAGCGCACCTTGCGGGTTTCGATCCGCGCTTTCTCTTCCGGCGTCAGGTATTGCAGGATGCGCTCGTCGTCTATCATGATCAGCATGCCGTCGCGCTCCACCACCGGACGCTCGGCGGCAAAGTACAGCGGCACGATTTCGATGTTTTCCAGGTAGATGTATTGCCAGATGTCCAGCTCGGTCCAGTTGGACAGCGGAAACACCCGGATGCTCTCGCCCTTGTCTATTTTGCCGTTGTAGACGTTCCACAATTCAGGACGTTGATTCTTCGGGTCCCAGCGGTGGTTTTTGTCGCGGAAGGAGTAGACGCGCTCTTTGGCGCGGCTCTTTTCCTCGTCGCGGCGCGCGCCGCCGAAGGCCGCGTCGAACTTGTACTTGTTCAGCGCCTGCTTCAAGCCCTCGGTCTTCATCACGTCGGTATGCTTGGCGCTGCCGGCGGTGAAGGGATTGATGCCGGCGTCGACGCCGTCTTGATTGACATGGACGATCAGGTCCCAGCCGTTTTCCTTGGCCTGCTTGTTTCGCAGCTCGATCATGTCGCGGAACTTCCAGGTGGTGTCCACGTGCATCAGCGGAAACGGCGGCTTGCCCGGATAGAAAGCCTTCTTGGCGAGATGCAGCATCACCGCCGAATCCTTGCCGATGGAGTACAGCATCACCGGGTTCTCGAATTCCGCCGCCACCTCGCGGATGATGTGGATGGACTCCGCCTCGAGTTGTTGCAGGTGGGTCAGCCTTGCTTGATCGATTTCCATGCTTGCAGCCTGTTCTATGGTTGCAGCCAATCTACCGGGTTGTTCCAAGTCGTTCAAAATCGATTGGATATATCCATATAAACTTAGCAAATCTTAAAAAATGAAAAGGAAGAATAAAGAAATTGTCCGTGCGCGCGCCCGCGGCCGCCGGTAATATCAGGGCAATAAAGCGCTAAAGTTAACGGTGCAGCAACCGATAAGCTTCAGGAGAAGCTGCGCGTTGTTGGCAGCGCAGATAAAAACATCCTGTCCGTGATGACAGCTAGGCCGCCCTAGCCACCCTATTCGCAATACTCCGACGCCCGGCAGAGCGGCGGAAAAAATGGGAGAGGACGTCATGTCATCCGCATCCATCAGCGCGAGCGCAGGCCCGCTGGACGTGCAATCCATCGTCAGCCAACTGGTTCAGGCGGATTCGCAGCCGCTCAATCAGAGCAAGCAGAGACAATCCAATTACCAATCGGAAATCAGCACGCTGGGCCAGGTGAGCTCTGCCCTGTCCGGCTTGCAGACTGCCGCGTCCACGCTGTCTTCCGGCACGTTCTTGCAGCAGTTCAGCGCCACCTCCTCTGACAGCACCGTCGCCGCCGTCACCACTACCTCCGGCGGCACAGCTGGCACCTATGTGCTGAATGTGACTCAAATGGCGCAAGCGCGCCAATTAGTGTTCGATAATGACTCAAGCGGCAAGCCCATCACCGATGAAAACGCCACGCTTAGCGGCGCGCCTTCGTCGTTGACCTTTAATGTCGGCGGCACCAACAGCACCGTGCAACTAGGCAGCAACGGCAGCCCCATCACGCTATCCTCCATTGCCAGCAGCATCAACGGCGCCGGCATCGGGGTTTCCGCCTCCATTGTTCAGTACCAGGGCAACTACTCCTTGGTGTTGAACTCGACCCAGGCAGGCTCCAGCAATGCCTTTTCCATTACTGCGGGCGGAACCGATAGCGGGAAAACTTCTGGAAATACCCTTGCGGGATTGCAGCAAAGCGCCACCGCGGTCTCGGAGTCTACCGCTGCTGCCGATGCGTTGATGACAGTTAACGGGGTCAATGTCTCGTCCAGCAGCAATACGGTGACCAATGTGGTGAACGGGGCGAGCATCAATCTTGAAAAGATGGGCCAGACCACCATCAATATGAGTCAAAATAGCTCGGGCATCGCCCAAACGCTGCAAAGTTTCATCAGCTCATACAATCAGGTTGTCACTACCGTTAATTCAGCCACAACCAGTTCGACTACCGTTGGCAGCACGCCGCAGAATACGGACATCAGCAGCGACCTGACTGGTTTGCAGCAGCAACTGGCGGGTTTGCTCGGCACGCCGATTCCGGGGGCCGATCCTTCAACCTCCTACGCCTACCTGGCGCAAGTCGGCATTACCCAAGGCACGGATGGCACGCTCTCGCTGAATCAAACAGCCTTCAATGCCGCGCTGGCTGCCAATCCGTCCGCTGTCAGCAATTTGTTCGGCAATAGCCAGAACACCGGAATCGGCAACGTATTCAACAACACTATCAATAGCTTGCTGGGGCCATCGGGCATGATTACCATCGATCAGAACAATTTGAACACGCAAGTCAACACGGAAACGCAACTGCAACAACAACTGCAAAACCAGCTTACCAACGAGCAATCCAGCCTGTTGACCGAGTACTCCAACCTGAACGCCGAGCTCGCGCAGATGCAGCAAGCCTCCAGCAGCATGGCCAACTTGATCACCGGCTAAGGCCCAAGGCCGACAAGGCCGACAAGGCCGATGATGACGACAGCCTCCCCAGCGGAGGCTGTTTTCATTTAGGGTCTGGCCAATGGAACCCTGGCCGCGCACAATCGTCAGAATCGATATGTCTGCCATTGTCTCTCTTTCCCGCCGCCGCTTATTGCAAGCTTGCGCCATCGGCGCCGGCGCCGCCCTTTTGCCTGGATGTCGCTCCATGACTGATCACACCGCTTCGCTCAATCACCGTCCACCTCGATTGTATTTCACCGCCTGCTCAGGCATTGTGCCGGCCAGACAAAGTCAAGCCGCCTTGCCGCGATTGCGGCAGGCGGGTTTTCAGCTGGAAAACACCGTAGCATTGGAACGCTCTTTTCAGCGCTTCGCAGGCAGCGACGAGCAAAGGCTGTCAGACCTCAGTCGCCTGATCGACATGCCCGCGCTGCCGGATATCATCCTGGCAGCGCGCGGCGGTTACGGCGCGGCAAGGTTGCTGCCGCTGGTGGATTGGCCTTCTCTCGCGTCCAGACTGAAAGAATCGCGCGCCGTTCTGATGGGATATAGCGATTTCACGGCCATCCAGTTGGCCCTGCTGGC
The Chromobacterium sp. IIBBL 290-4 DNA segment above includes these coding regions:
- the cysN gene encoding sulfate adenylyltransferase subunit CysN; protein product: MSHQSELISGDILEYLKQHENKDMLRFITCGSVDDGKSTLIGRLLHDSKLIFEDQLAAIERDSKKYNTTDQEIDLALLVDGLQAEREQGITIDVAYRYFSTDKRKFIIADCPGHEQYTRNMATGASTSNLAIILIDARRGVQTQTRRHSYIVSLLGIRHIIVAVNKMDLVDYSEDVFNRIRDEYLTFAEHLDIPDIHFVPISALRGDNVVSRTEAAPWYQGATLMHLLENIQISHDAGLEAFRLPVQYVNRPNLDFRGFCGTIASGAVHPGDLVVALPSGKQSRVKEIVTYEGNLPRASAGQAVTLTLEEEIDISRGDMLVRAEEARPHVSRSFDAHLVAMGETPLRPGKEYGFKLAGKYVTGRIESVLHRTDVNNLQDSPADALALNEIGLCRISLNSQAVFDAYRDCRGSGSLIVIDRLSNGTVAAGMIRAAQDDAELAEASQWQLFEAELDRLLQKFYPEMSRSDLAARLSQPGG
- the fliD gene encoding flagellar filament capping protein FliD, whose product is MSSASISASAGPLDVQSIVSQLVQADSQPLNQSKQRQSNYQSEISTLGQVSSALSGLQTAASTLSSGTFLQQFSATSSDSTVAAVTTTSGGTAGTYVLNVTQMAQARQLVFDNDSSGKPITDENATLSGAPSSLTFNVGGTNSTVQLGSNGSPITLSSIASSINGAGIGVSASIVQYQGNYSLVLNSTQAGSSNAFSITAGGTDSGKTSGNTLAGLQQSATAVSESTAAADALMTVNGVNVSSSSNTVTNVVNGASINLEKMGQTTINMSQNSSGIAQTLQSFISSYNQVVTTVNSATTSSTTVGSTPQNTDISSDLTGLQQQLAGLLGTPIPGADPSTSYAYLAQVGITQGTDGTLSLNQTAFNAALAANPSAVSNLFGNSQNTGIGNVFNNTINSLLGPSGMITIDQNNLNTQVNTETQLQQQLQNQLTNEQSSLLTEYSNLNAELAQMQQASSSMANLITG
- the cysD gene encoding sulfate adenylyltransferase subunit CysD; this translates as MEIDQARLTHLQQLEAESIHIIREVAAEFENPVMLYSIGKDSAVMLHLAKKAFYPGKPPFPLMHVDTTWKFRDMIELRNKQAKENGWDLIVHVNQDGVDAGINPFTAGSAKHTDVMKTEGLKQALNKYKFDAAFGGARRDEEKSRAKERVYSFRDKNHRWDPKNQRPELWNVYNGKIDKGESIRVFPLSNWTELDIWQYIYLENIEIVPLYFAAERPVVERDGMLIMIDDERILQYLTPEEKARIETRKVRFRTLGCYPLTGAVESDAASLPEVIQEMLLTKTSERQGRLIDHDSAGSMEKKKMEGYF